A genome region from Paramisgurnus dabryanus chromosome 12, PD_genome_1.1, whole genome shotgun sequence includes the following:
- the LOC135737962 gene encoding trace amine-associated receptor 4-like, translated as MLLIILMTVFGNLLIIISISHFKQLQSPTHLIVQSLAVCDCLMGLLVMPYSMVRSVEGCWFLGDVICKVHSSLDVTFCVSSLIHLSLISVDRYWAICDPLKYRMRITNNTVTVSITLTWIFSFVYSFSVVFSGVNAVGLEAYILQVSCFGGCVPLFNKEWGLSSIIVLFIIPGTIMSSLYIIIFNVVKKHAKVLSVKVSVTTTGVNSQSSAHRERKAAKTLALVMGVFFLCWLPFSIAAAVNPFLNFVIPADVFEALFWFAYFNSTCNPLIYGFFYPCFQKAFKTLIFTYICGFNN; from the coding sequence ATGTTACTCATAATCCTCATGACAGTTTTTGGGAATCTGCTGAtcatcatctccatctctcacttcaaaCAGCTTCAGTCTCCAACTCATCTGATCGTTCAGTCATTGGCTGTGTGTGACTGTCTAATGGGTTTACTGGTGATGCCCTACAGTATGGTGCGATCTGTCGAGGGCTGCTGGTTTTTGGGAGATGTTATCTGTAAAGTTCATTCTAGCTTGGATGTAACCTTCTGTGTTTCTTCTTTAATACATCTTAGTTTAATATCTGTTGATAGATACTGGGCCATCTGTGACCCTCTGAAGTACAGAATGAGGATCACAAACAACACTGTGACTGTATCTATCACCCTTACATGGATCTTTTCATTTGTGTACAGCTTTTCTGTTGTGTTTTCAGGGGTGAATGCTGTTGGTCTTGAAGCTTATATATTACAGGTGTCTTGTTTTGGTGGCTGTGTTCCTCTTTTTAACAAAGAATGGGGACTAAGTAGTATAATCGTGTTATTTATTATTCCAGGAACTATAATGAGCTCTCTGTATATCATCATATTCAATGTTGTTAAAAAACATGCAAAGGTTTTGTCAGTGAAAGTGTCTGTGACCACCACAGGTGTTAACAGTCAAAGCTCTGcacacagagaaagaaaagcaGCTAAAACTCTGGCTCTTGTTATGGGCGTTTTCTTTCTCTGCTGGCTGCCTTTTTCTATTGCTGCTGCTGTTAATCCTTTCCTTAATTTTGTGATCCCAGCTGATGTTTTTGAGGCTTTATTTTGGTTTGCCTATTTTAACTCAACTTGTAATCCTTTGATCTATGGATTTTTCTATCCTTGCTTTCAGAAGGCCTTTAAGACTCTCATATTCACTTATATCTGTGGATTCAATAATTAA
- the LOC135738545 gene encoding trace amine-associated receptor 9-like, which translates to MTVFGNLLIIISISHFKQLQSPTHLIVQSLAVCDCLLGLLVMPYSMVRSVEGCWFFGDVICKVHSSLDVTFCFSSLIHLSLISIDRYLAICDPLRYKIRITNNTVTVLITLTWIFSFVYCFSVVVSGVNAVGTIMSSLYIIIFNVVKKHTKVLSEKVSVTTTGVNSQSSAHRERKAAKTLALVMGVFFICWLPFSISAAVDPFLNFVTPAVVYEALFWFAYFNSTCNPLIYGFFYPCFQKAFKTLICTYICGFNHSHTLTFE; encoded by the exons ATGACAGTTTTTGGGAATCTGCTGAtcatcatctccatctctcacttcaaaCAGCTTCAGTCTCCAACTCATCTGATCGTTCAGTCATTGGCTGTGTGTGACTGTCTGCTGGGTTTACTGGTGATGCCCTACAGTATGGTGCGATCTGTCGAGGGCTGCTGGTTTTTTGGAGATGTTATTTGTAAAGTTCATTCTAGCTTGGATGTAACCttctgtttttcttctttaatacATCTTAGTTTAATATCTATTGATAGATACTTAGCCATCTGTGACCCTCTGAGGTATAAAATTAGGATCACAAACAACACTGTGACTGTATTAATAACCCTTACATGGATCTTTTCATTTGTGTACTGCTTTTCTGTTGTGGTTTCAGGAGTGAATGCTGTTG GAACTATAATGAGCTCTCTGTATATCATCATATTCAATgttgtaaaaaaacacacaaaggtTTTGTCAGAGAAAGTGTCTGTGACCACCACAGGTGTTAACAGTCAAAGCTCTGcacacagagaaagaaaagcaGCTAAAACTCTGGCTCTTGTTATGGGCGTTTTCTTTATCTGCTGGCTGCCTTTTTCTATTTCTGCTGCTGTTGACCCTTTCCTTAATTTTGTGACCCCAGCTGTTGTTTATGAGGCTTTATTTTGGTTTGCCTATTTTAACTCAACTTGTAATCCTTTGATCTATGGATTTTTCTATCCTTGCTTTCAGAAGGCCTTTAAGACTCTCATATGCACTTATATCTGTGGATTCAATCATTCACATACTCTGACATTTGaataa